CTGGTTTGAACAGCTGAATACTGTAGGTCTGTCAAAACCCTGGTGATCTTGGTTCCACTTCTCACCTGTGGGTTGTGTTTGTAGCTCAGCCGTGTGTGGTGAGTGAGTGGAGTCACTGGAGCGGGTGCGCTCAGCACTGCCAGCCCTCATTCCGGGTCCGGAGACGCAGTGTTGAGAGACTGCCCCAAAATAGTGGGCAGGCCTGTCCAAGGCTGGAGGAACAGGCAGGATGCATGGAGTATCAGGACCGCCAGGGACAGTTTTGCACTTCTGTGCAAGGTATGAATCTGAGTCAACATATGCTATATTTTAGGCCCAAATGCACAACAATAGTGTAATCATTATAAAGTTTTCCatagacagcacacacacacacacacacacacacacacacacacacacacacacacacacgcacacacacacacacacacacacacacacacacacacacacacacacacacacagacacacagacacacagacacacacacacacatatattaaagCGCCCTCGCGAACCTAGCAATACTTATAATAGATtctaaaagaatatacttaagtgcaaGCTGAATGTTATGTGACATTTAgttgcatgttatttacaattaaatgaaaatgtattatagtttgcATTTACAATACATGTAGTTTGTTGAagttttttgacccacttaaataGGATTTACATACATCTTtcaatgtaatttcataattacttctattgtcttcATAAAATATGCTTCCGAATGTACTGAAAAACATttatagtaaactaaaatatactttaaaataatgtctatTCAAATTGTATGTATACACTTGTAATAACACATCTATAattatgaagttgcaatttatactgcacatgtaaaaaaaaaaaaatctgtacagTTAATATATCAAGTACTTTAGTAGGTAGGTCAgtaaacacatcaaaataagtgtacttctttaaagcatgaaaagagattattaaaacaattatttataatatagtttaatgtaaaaagaatatttgacattattactttaaattgtgttaaaaacATGAAAGTGTACTCTCCTTTTGTAAGCTCCTTTCTGTAagcagatttaaaaatatatatattttgtaagatttgaagtacactacatattcaatacaattaagtgtacttctttttcagtATTGCTTTATATGTACTGCCTTCTTGCTTACACTGGCAGAGATTAAAACACACTTCTAGCTAAAAAACACAGTGCTTCAATCAAAAAACAAGTGAATTTTTTTAACTTGATGGTCTAAAATTGATCACTTAGATGTTTATAGGTGGCACTCAAACAGGGACTGTTTTGGATTAATTTCAGGAGCAGCATTCATAATAGCAATGGATTACAGCAAAGGCAGAACTCACAATTTGTATAGGGCTCCAACAGATGCTGGGTATGTATCACCGTAGATTAAACAAGCACAAATTTCAACAAATAGCTCATTGCTTTAAGccacaaagacatttttttatatttaactttatttcttgtaattataattttatgtCTTGTAAATGTGATGACTTAtaaatgtgactttatattttgtaattgtgAATTGGAACAGTCCTAACATCACAATGTGACTATTTCTTATAACTATTTCATCACAATTAACACAAGGCAATTTTTAAGTCACTTGATGATGGCATGTGCTCCACAGTTTCTGTATGGAGTTCAAGATGGAGTTTCTGACACCGCAGTGCATGGTGGAGAACAGACCCTACACGCGCTGGATGCAGTACTTGAGGGAAGGCTACAGTGTCTGTGTGGCCTGTCAACCTCCGGCGATGAACAACCACAGTTGGAGTTGCCAAGGAGACGGCAACCTAGCTGAGAGGTAGAGTAGCCAAAGTGCCACAGTGTTGTTAGAggacctgtttctgatgcagcaACAATAGCACACCATCTTGTGAGTTCATTGTGAGGTCAGAGTATGTTTTCATGCTGAAACATCACCAGATTTCAAGAGACATTTTGCAAAAGGCTCTTACGGACTTTCTGTGCCACATTAAATATGTGGCTTTCAGCACCATTGTAAATGGATGACTTCTGACCTTTAGGATTTCTAATGCTAGCAATCTTAATGTAGTACTTGTTTCTTCGACTACAGGCTTGAATTTTATAAAAACCAACAGATTTCAAATTAAAACTGGGTTGAAAACATTGCTTTGCATACATTTTATGTGTAGATTTGATTATTTTACAAGCCCCAGACTTTGATATTTAGGCCTATAATATAAGAATTGGCTATCTAAACAAAATGttcatgaatgttttttttttaatagagtaCTTATTTACCAATGAAAGCTTGAGTTGAAAGtaagctttttaatttttttttataaagtaatacattcagcaaggacacattacatTAATACTTTGCcagttaattattttataatgttaactttaatttaataaatgctgttcttttacacATATTCATATTCACCAAACAAATCCTGgagaagaaagtaaaaaaaaataaaataaatgcatcaagGTTTCAACTAAAATTTTtatcagcacagctgtttttatcAGTAATAAGAATAACACGAATAAATGTTTCTAGAGAACAAAGTCAGCATATCAGACTGATatatgaaagatcatgtgacactgaagactggagttatgactgCTTTGCAATCACatgaataacatttaaaatatattaaaatatatatatattttttgtaaagttattttaaatttcacaacatacattttttatttattcacagccttggtgagtgtaagagactttcaaaaacataaaaaaaattcttacagcccccaaacttttaaatggtataaACTACAAAATAGCAAGACAAGAGTCAAGCATTTTATTCCAGAAATGTTTGAATATAATTTCTATCATGGAATGATATGAAACACAATGCAAatgaactgtaaaccacacagcTGAATAATTATTCATAGCGTAAAATAAGGTTTTTGGACCTGCCATCTGATTGAAGACGCTTCTTGTCTTGGCAGGGATGAGCTTCTACACTGGCAGGCGGTGGGAAGCCCTCGCTGCAGAGGAACATGGAGGAAAGTGCAGAGACTACAGCACTGCTCCTGTCCACAAGTGCAcagcttcattttcatttaaacataagatGCTTCTTCAACCCCCTTGATAAAATACATCAGTGAACAATATATCCTCTTACATATGTACAACATACTTTCAAATACTAttattgctgctgcaaatataacatacatgaaatagctggcatatagcatacatgaatcaccttgtagcagatctatacaggtggaactggggaaggtggagggtttctgaagcaagctCCAACTGCTATGGCAACTgctagtcatatatttgaatgttgagcagcaaacTCATTGGCTACTGAGACAGGAgggaaccaatcagctgtgccatgtgataatgatgtcattaggtcagattgagttagacctatcggactgcgccatctagagttttgTGCCAGAACTCTGTATTTATAGGTATGATAGGTGCTCCAGGTGTGGCTATATATGTTTCTATTGGTCTTGTATCTGAGTTGATTGTACCTTCAGTTGACCCTTTATATtgtgaatgtatttttttaagataattcTTCATTCAAATAAGTGTATAACTGTTGGaaggagcctgtcctccaacaaaaaaacaaccatataggtcatttgtgcaagcaccttattacgacctatatttacattttaaagttaagcgccctctagcgaatgtaaaaataatgacagtatcgtgttGCGTCTGTCGAAATGAAATAACGTATAACATCATCaattaaaatgcacatttatttaaatggaatgtgtggactttttacaccgatctcacagtaatttgtacatattttactaggtggcttattcgctCAAATGAACACACCtataaccccacccctaaacctacccctcacagatatcatgcaaaattatgatttatagagcatatacattttatgagcaTGTGCGTTCTTtgggatcaaacccatgatcGTATGATTACATACAGTCGTATAATGTAatactctaccaactgagctacacgaaacccAAATTATagcgcaaataaaagagtacaaaacattaatatgaaaacatccTGTTGCCGATTGGCACAATTGTAGTatatgctctgatgggtcgtatttcagggatttggacaaaatACAGATACGAGCGTagtggttggaggacaggttggttgGAAGCTATAAATCCACCATCTTGACCAATGGAGTCATTTAATTGCTTGATATCCACCATTAATTCTATTTTTTGGTAAAAAATTTGATAATTTGACTCAGTGATTTTAACAATTAGATGAATAAGTCatctgataaagaaaaaaaaatgatatgaagTAATGCTGATAAGGAAGTAGTCTTTTGAGAAATAAGATAAAAGTAAGAAATACAAACTCCAATTACTATAAAAAAGTCTTTCCTATAATTGTAAGAATTCTTAAGCATTTCtggaataaaattaaaaacatattaagtgCTTcagataaacatttaattaatcatacaatattagttaataatacaatattacttgactttattacaacccgaattccggaaaagttgggacgttttttaaattttaataaaatgaaaactaaaagactttcaaatcacatgagccaatattttattcacaatagaacatagataacatagcaaatgtttaaactgagaaagtttacaattttatgcacaaaatgagctcatttcaattttgatttctgctacaggtctcaaaatagttgggacggggcatgtttaccatggtgtagcatctccttttcttttcaaaacagtttgaagacgtctgggcattgaggctatgagttgctggagttttgctgttggaatttggtcccattcttgccttatatagatttccagctgctgaagagttggtggtcgtctttgacgtatttttcgtttaatgatgcgccaaatgttctctataggtgaaagatctggactgcaggcaggccaggttagcacccggactcttctacgacgaagccatgctgttgttatagctgcagtatgtgattttgcattgtcctgctgaaataaacaaggccttccctgaaatagacgttgtttggagggaagcatatgttgctcttaaacctttatatacctttcagcattcacagagccttccaaaacatgcaagctgcccataccgtatgcacttatgcacccccataccatcagagatgctggcttttgaactgaacgctgataacatgctggaaggtctccctcctctttagcccggaggacacggcgtccgtgatttccaacaagaatgtcaaatttggactcgtctgaccataaaacactattccactttgaaatagtccattttaaatgagccttggcccacaggacacgacggcgcttctggaccatgttcacatatggcttcctttttgcatgatagagctttagttggcatctgctgatggcacggcggattgtgtttaccgacagtggtttctgaaagtattcctggacccatttagtaatgtcattgacacaatcatgccgatgagtgatgcagtgtcatctgagagcccgaagaccacgggcatccaataaaggtctccggccttgtcccttacgcacagagatttctccagtttctctgaatcttttgatgatgttatgcactgtagatgatgagatttgcaaagcctttgcaatttgacgttgaggaacattgtttttaaagttttccacaatttttttacgcagtctttcacagattggagagcctctgcccatctttacttctaaaagactctgcttctctaagacaaagcttttatagctaatcatgttacagacctgatatcaattaacttaattaatcactagatgttctcccagctgaatcttttcaaaactgcttgcttttttagccatttgttgcccccgtgccaacttttttgagacctgtagcaggcattaaatttaaaatgagctaattaagtggataaaagtgtaaaatttctcagtttaaacatttgctacattatctatgttctattgtgaataaaatattggctcatgtgatttgaaattcctttaattttcattttattaaaatttaaaaaacgtcccaccttttccggaattcgggttgtactttattttataacaatattactttactactttatttttcattcatttaatcaGCATTTTTTGTATTTCCATTCTGTTCTACTTTAGTATCTGATTCTTATTTGAATACTGCTAATATCTGATACTTTGTCTTGAAATAGTTATTTTCAGTTTTGGAAGAttttgaagttcagaatgctttTAATCAATAAAGTGGGACTGGATGGTATTGAAAATAAGTTTCTTAAATTATCTTCTCACATTCTTTTGTATGCACTCGCTGATTTATTGAACTTGTCTTTGTCTACGTTCGAGTTAACTGCTATCTGAAAATAAGCATGTATTACTTCACTTTACAATGTAGGCGATGTACTTGATCTCAATAATTACAGACCGTTATCTATTATATGCTCTAtatctacatttttaaaaaatcaatacaTAAACAACTTTCTAATTACTtatgtattaataatgttttatcaCCATATCAATCCAACTTTAGATCCAATAATTCTACAAACACAGTATTATTAAGTTCACTAATGATGTGTTTTCAGCTGCTCCTTCTGATGATTTGGTTGATTAATACTTACTTTTAGATAAACTTCATGCTATTGGTCTTCTCAAAATGAAATTATGTGGTTTAATTCATACTTGCATAACAGAAAACACAATGgcaataaatcatattttttgttcaacAAAGAGGTGGTTCAATATTGGGACCCCTTCTTTTTTCTATTTATgttaattttcatacattttcaaaaactgTAATGTTCAACTTTATGCCGATGACACTGTCATATATGTATCTAATTCTGATATTTTACAAATTCAGTTGTCTGTTCAGTATGATTTTAATATTTGCAAGATTGGATACCAAATTAGTAAATCTTATATCATGATGAGTCTTATATTATGATTTTTGGTTCCTAGAGAGAAACTTAAATCCAAAATTCATTCTTGCGTTATATCATGTAAGACAGTACTCCTTTGCATACtcgataataataaatatcttgGTGTATGGCTTGATTTTGAACTTTCCTTTTAATgacatattaatcatattccacATGAAATCAATTTTGGAATTAGTACGGACATCAATCTCGAAATTGTTTTTCGTCAAGTGTTTGTAAGAAACGTGTCTCTCAACTTCCAGTTGTTGAATATTGTGATGTTGTTTATCATCATTGTACAATGTATGATGCACTCCAGTGGCCATCTTTGCACATAAGATGACATATTCATTGGCTTCTGTTTCATAATCAGATGTATTTACTGTTAAGTTCTGTTCAGACTTGCTCCTTgtgtcaaaataaatgaataaaaaataaaaacaatggtaAGAAAGTTTTTAAGGTGGTAAGTAAGCTTTTGAGCTTAAAGCCTCAATAGACTGGAATAGTTTACCTGCAGATATTCAAACTAGTGcttcatttaagttttttaagCAAACTTAATGatattttgttttggtctgtaaaTGTTAtcactgaagatttttattttttgttattttcttatttgttttttcaattttGTGGTGTTATTTTCTAATTAATGTTAGTGTTTTGTTGTTTGGTGGTGTTTACGGATTTATTATTAATCTGTTTTGTTGTTATAATGTTGTGATTACGTTACGGGAGCCACTCGAAAACGAAATCTCAAGGGGTTAATCTTAATAAAATTACttgcatatatttattaaaatctctttagattttacagtaatattgtttaaaactttttttttttctgtgaaagatCTCCAAGAACAAAATTAAAGGCAAAACAAGGCTCACATTTGGCTCACCTGCAACCCCTAGTGGAAACAGTTGGTCAGTtctaacaaacagcaacagaaagctttttaattattattattttttttcatcggCAATACTTATGCTCAgtaattatcttttaatttacaAAACGGCGTTCCTGAATTCCAAActtattttgttaaattacatgcatgaaaataaaactttCAGTTCAATTcctatgtaaataaaaataaataaataaataaaaataaaaaagagacctCTGACACACTATCaggaatatatattcaaaaagtgTCAGACATCAGAACAGCTTAAATACTGAAACATTAAATTGTAAAGATCTTTAAGCAGAAGCCGCCAGCAGCTCAGTAGTCTCCtattttcttcaggattcttttcCAAACTCAAAGTCATTCAGGATCATTCTCAATTTGCCCTCCCCATACTTCCTTCACACATCTTCTTCTGCAGTCCATTTCTGAAAGGAAAATCATTGGTGCTGTTATTATGCAATTAAATgcttgtaaacacacacacacacacacacacacacacacacacacacacacacacacacacacacacacacacacacacacacacacacacacacacactgatgatgTCCACCTTCAGAGTCACTCGCCCTCCTGAGTTGACTTGTCACACTAACATTACAAAGCACTTAATGTTCACAGAGTTcttaaaaagaaattcaaaacttGTATGATGTtatttctgtggaacacacacatacaaaaaaaaaaaaagattttttaagaAATGCATATCTTTGATGTCATAAATAGATTAGAAGAttatcggttgcactttattttacagtacgtgtactaacatgtacttatagtgtacttgcagtgtatttatctaagaaagttctggtaatacaaggtaactacatggggtagggttaggtttaggggtaggttcagggttagtacctagttattacatagttattgtaattacaataataagtatgtccatgaggaacaggactgtaaaataaagtgctaccagatTATCAGTGAAAAATGGTCAATTAGAACTGCTGCATTGAAAAGATTTACTGTATTTAAAGTTATATcggaaaaaaactaacaaacatagatttggaaaaatgtgagTGAGCAAATCTTTGGTTAACTACTTCCTTAACAACATACAAAATGACAAGATAATTGATATTTTGATTCaataaacaatatacattaaacaaacaaaccaaatccCCCAGCCGAGAACGTACTGCAAATGTAGGTTCTACATGTTGTTTGCTCTTTCTTGACAGTTTTAAGGTCATGaatttgttttgaaagaagttacCTTTTGGGTCTGTGAGAGAGACAGAATTATTTCAATTTCatgaatttgttttcatttattaaagcAATTTGAATAACAACAACTAAATCAAGTTATATGAgactgtatttgtatttgaggCCAGCTTCACTTGagaattattaattattgatgATTAGTGTTAGTCATTACGGGGActgtttatattcttatattggAAGTGTTTGCCACCATTGAAATCTTGCAAGGCTCTCACCTGATATTTAACACAGTGCACCTCATTTGTGGAAACATCAACACCAAAtaagcattttatttatatttaaactatttaatcaGCTACAATGCATGttaaaaatttcacaaaaaaggGTCTAAAGAGTTTACTTAAGAAAAAGcagtttattaaatttataaatgACCAGaaccaaataaatacaatttgaattaattttaataacagaCAACtgcagtttcacattttgaagTTGAGAGAGATGGTTTTACTCATTTGGTTTGTTTGACTCTAGGCTGGATGGAGTCCTTTCACTTCCATCCTGTGCAGATGAGGTTTTCTCTGATCCTTCATGACGGGCTTGAACCACTTTTAATGCttcctaaaacaaacaaaaaacaacaaaaaaagcaagtACTTCATAGCCTTTCTGGTAATAAGAAGCAAAACACACAGTCGATAAATCACAAAGGTGGATTAATCTTTTGGTAAGCATAACAAAAAAGGCCCCATATTTCCAGTAAGAAAACAGTGGGAAGTTCCTGGCTGAATGTGTTGAGGAACATGTCAAAGTTCTCCAACAGCTGGTTGAAAGTAAAGTTCATCAGGAGCTGATCTTATGCATCATTCTTACTCAGAATGGTTGTCAGCTTCCCTTGTAGTTTCTGTtaagacagatgttaatttgcCACACTGCATGAAAAGGCATGTTAAACTGTAACAGGTAAATTCACACCACTGGTATCTCAGTCTCTTTTTCCAGCCACCGCAGGGTTTCCTTTGCCAACAGTGAATTTCCTTTTTCAATGACTGAATCTCATTCAAACTCTACAATGTGAAACATCCATCAATTTCAATCTTAAATACCTAAagatctctctgtttgtgtgtacgttcgtaacagaaggactccataaTGCCCAGATCCAGCAATGTGGGATTTcgtatccgttccccagccagcatggaggagcggaggaggAGGTTCCGGAACCTAATCaccctccgtcaaaaggggagtgaggtgggtgggtTTGCGTAGATCTTTTGGACAATGGCAGTAGGGCTGGGGTATGAGGAAGCACTGAAGAACCTGTTTAACAACTgtctggatgaccctttgcctgagtgggagatgaaggtgctggaggtcctggacttttgggggttcaccagttaccttcACTATCGTAGTCAAAGGGATGCACCGACCTCACCCGTCTCTCCAGACACGTTGGCCGCCAGCCcggcgccactgcacaagatggccgccggctcagcgccactgcacaaaatggccgccggctcagcgccactgcacaagatggccaccagcccagagccactgcacaaggtggccgccagcccagcgccactgcacaagatggccaccagcccagagccactgcacaagatggccgcctgcacagtgccactgcacaagatgtccCCTCCAGAGTCGGCCAGTTCCCCGTGGTCCCCTCCGGAGTCGGctcaggtccccgtggtcccctCCAGAGTCGGCTCAGGTTCCCGTGGTCCCCTCCAGAGTTGGCTCAGGTCCCTGTGGTCCCCTCCAGAGTCGGCTCAGGTCCCAGTGGtcccctccagagtcaggtcaagtcaccattaacactcatgagtcaagcaaaaccacagttagatctcatgagtcaagtcaagtcaccgttgatcttcctaaacctcttcacgtctctgcggaacttcttGAGCCTCGTCACCTCTCTGCGGAACTTCCTGAgtgctcgtcctatcctgtcatggccatggaggccatccaggaactcaccgcctgccctgtcatggccatggagaccatctaccatctcatcagggccacggaggccacccttaacctgttcatgttctctatttcaggcttacataaccagacttgctctcttgtgccatcgatcccactgtggtggtcttctgtgccgccctggtgggcttccatCTCGAcggcacggctgtggtggtcctctgcaccaccctggtgggcttccatctcgaccgcacggctctggtggtcttctgcgccgccctggtgggcttccgtCTCGTCCACTCGGCTGTGGTGGttctctgcgccgccctggtgggcttctgtctcaaccacacagaggtggtggtcctctgtgccgccctggtgggcatctGTCTCATCTGTTTGGCTGTGGTGGCTCTCTGCGCGGCCCTGGTGGGTCTCTGTCTTGACTGCAAGGCGGTGGTGgttctctgcaccgccctggCGGGCGtcagtcccgtctgctcggctgtggtgggctccagttccatctgcgccgtcccggtgggctccagttccacctgctccaccctggattcctgccctgtcggctctGCCCTGGGGCCCTGAACTTTCCGTTCCCTCCTggcctctttgtttttttttcacttctggtctctgtttccatctatggacctggccctccatcactccccctggtcctccgccggtccacctccctcctggtctccttgtggttggtgtttttttttttttttacttcctgtctttgtttccctctatggacctggccctccgtcccgcCCCCTGGTCCTCGGCcgttccacctccctcctggtctcgttgttgttgttttgttttttttcacttcctgtctctgtttccctctatggacctggccctccgtccctctcccttatcctccaccagtccacctccctcctggtctctgtgtttcttggtttgttcttgtgtttggtggagcatctggtagctgctccttagagggggggggggggggggaatcgcagtgtgaaaggggctttataagtgcattaccaccattGACAcgctatctacaatctcaattaggagtgtcaatggtccatttaagagataggtggcggcaatgcacttataagtctgcgatccatttttctttacaaatccttgttttgtgcttttaattcgtgaccagcattttgttttgatctctctccGTGCTTGTCACTAACCACGCAGCACTAAGAAACTACAACATCCGCCTGCACGTCTTCCGGTTctccacagtcagcagaagtgagaaaaaaagtgtttattacatttggaatctggatatttatcttacaaaacacatggattcgctacagggggcctttattcaccccctggagccttATGAGAGACATTTCATTACAGACgtgcacactttatttcacatcttctgaacagTTTACAACAAACACCttcttacccccattgaaaggcttggaagagcaaggacaattttttatataacttcgattggattattctgaaagaggatagtcacatacacctaggatgcttcgacggtgagtagaagatggacaaattttcattcttgggtgaactaactctttaaaatGAAGATTTACTTTAAATGCTTTAGGATGAGACCATaactaaatacatttagaataataACAAGTCTGCAGTTAAAATGATCTACAAGAACAAAGATTatctctttaatatttttttactatttaatataCCTCTTTACTATCAGAGGGATTctcttttaaagtatttttaaatgaGGCTTTTGAGGCTATTCCTATTCACTCTCTCAAAGACTGAGAGAAAATCTGTGTGGTAACTTAACCAACACTA
This genomic stretch from Carassius carassius chromosome 42, fCarCar2.1, whole genome shotgun sequence harbors:
- the LOC132124036 gene encoding somatomedin-B and thrombospondin type-1 domain-containing protein-like gives rise to the protein MMGLFSVEQSAVLVVATLFGTYQFAKGGCSGRCCQGTDSTCVTTDWRMGRVYGTCYCDERCLKTKDCCFDYPTECPAQPCVVSEWSHWSGCAQHCQPSFRVRRRSVERLPQNSGQACPRLEEQAGCMEYQDRQGQFCTSVQGAAFIIAMDYSKGRTHNLYRAPTDAGFCMEFKMEFLTPQCMVENRPYTRWMQYLREGYSVCVACQPPAMNNHSWSCQGDGNLAERDELLHWQAVGSPRCRGTWRKVQRLQHCSCPQVHSFIFI